One window of Streptomyces sp. SUK 48 genomic DNA carries:
- a CDS encoding fumarate hydratase translates to MPRSSQPPRPAFAYTDLLPQGEDTTPYRLVTSEGVSTVEGPDGRTFLKVEPEALRALAAEAIHDIQHYLRPAHLAQLRRIIDDPEASANDKFVALDLLKNANIAAAGVLPMCQDTGTAIVMGKRGQNVLTEGTDEKHLSHGIYDAYTQLNLRYSQMAPLTMWEEKNTGSNLPAQIELYATDGGAYKFLFMAKGGGSANKSFLYQETKAVLNEASMMKFLEEKIRSLGTAACPPYHLAIVVGGTSAEYALKTAKYASAHYLDNAPAEGSPLGHGFRDKELEEKVFELTQKIGIGAQFGGKYFCHDVRVVRLPRHGASCPVAIAVSCSADRQAVAKITAEGVFLEQLERDPARFLPETTDEHLETEGDVVEIDLNQPMDAILAELTKYPVKTRLSLTGPLVVARDIAHAKIKERLDAGEEMPQYLKDHPVYYAGPAKTPEGYASGSFGPTTAGRMDSYVAQFQAAGGSKVMLAKGNRSKQVTDACDEHGGFYLGSIGGPAARLAQDCIKKVEVLEYEELGMEAVWKIEVEDFPAFIVVDDKGNDFFQNPAPAPTFTSIPVRGPGLA, encoded by the coding sequence ATGCCGCGTAGTTCCCAACCGCCCCGCCCAGCGTTCGCATACACCGATCTGCTCCCCCAAGGAGAGGACACCACCCCTTACCGGCTGGTCACGTCCGAGGGCGTGTCCACCGTCGAGGGCCCGGACGGACGGACGTTCCTCAAGGTGGAGCCCGAGGCACTGCGGGCGCTGGCCGCGGAGGCCATCCACGACATCCAGCACTACCTGCGCCCGGCCCACCTCGCCCAGCTGCGCCGCATCATCGACGACCCCGAGGCGTCCGCGAACGACAAGTTCGTCGCCCTGGACCTGCTGAAGAACGCGAACATCGCGGCGGCGGGCGTGCTGCCGATGTGCCAGGACACCGGCACCGCGATCGTCATGGGCAAGCGCGGCCAGAACGTCCTCACCGAGGGCACGGACGAGAAGCACCTCTCGCACGGCATCTACGACGCCTACACCCAGCTGAACCTGCGCTACTCGCAGATGGCTCCGCTCACCATGTGGGAGGAGAAGAACACCGGCTCCAACCTGCCCGCGCAGATCGAGCTGTACGCGACGGACGGCGGCGCCTACAAGTTCCTGTTCATGGCGAAGGGCGGCGGCTCGGCCAACAAGTCCTTCCTGTACCAGGAGACCAAGGCCGTCCTGAACGAAGCCTCCATGATGAAGTTCCTGGAGGAGAAGATCCGTTCGCTCGGTACGGCCGCGTGCCCGCCGTACCACCTGGCGATCGTCGTCGGCGGCACCAGCGCGGAGTACGCGCTCAAGACCGCGAAGTACGCCTCCGCGCACTACCTGGACAACGCGCCCGCCGAGGGTTCGCCGCTCGGCCACGGCTTCCGGGACAAGGAGCTGGAGGAGAAGGTCTTCGAGCTGACCCAGAAGATCGGCATCGGCGCGCAGTTCGGCGGCAAGTACTTCTGCCACGACGTCCGCGTGGTCCGCCTGCCCCGGCACGGCGCGTCCTGCCCGGTCGCCATCGCCGTGTCCTGCTCGGCCGACCGCCAGGCCGTCGCGAAGATCACCGCCGAGGGCGTCTTCCTGGAGCAGCTGGAGCGGGACCCGGCCCGGTTCCTGCCGGAGACGACGGACGAGCACCTGGAGACCGAGGGCGACGTCGTCGAGATCGACCTCAACCAGCCGATGGACGCGATCCTCGCCGAGCTGACCAAGTACCCGGTCAAGACCCGGCTGTCGCTGACCGGTCCGCTGGTCGTGGCCCGCGACATCGCGCACGCCAAGATCAAGGAGCGCCTGGACGCCGGCGAGGAGATGCCGCAGTACCTGAAGGACCACCCGGTGTACTACGCCGGTCCGGCCAAGACGCCCGAGGGCTACGCGTCCGGCTCCTTCGGTCCGACCACGGCCGGCCGGATGGACTCCTACGTGGCGCAGTTCCAGGCGGCCGGCGGCTCCAAGGTGATGCTGGCCAAGGGCAACCGCAGCAAGCAGGTCACCGACGCGTGCGACGAGCACGGCGGCTTCTACCTCGGCTCCATCGGCGGCCCCGCGGCCCGTCTCGCCCAGGACTGCATCAAGAAGGTCGAGGTCCTGGAGTACGAGGAGCTCGGCATGGAGGCCGTCTGGAAGATCGAGGTCGAGGACTTCCCGGCGTTCATCGTCGTCGACGACAAGGGCAACGACTTCTTCCAGAACCCGGCCCCCGCCCCCACGTTCACGTCGATCCCGGTGCGGGGCCCCGGCCTGGCGTAG
- the glpX gene encoding class II fructose-bisphosphatase has translation MTENHHLPSELDVPAEAPDRNLALELVRVTEAAAMAAGRWVGRGDKNGADGAAVRAMRSLVSTVSMNGVVVIGEGEKDEAPMLFNGEHVGDGTGPEVDIAVDPIDGTTLTAKGMPNAIAVLAAAERGAMFDPSAVFYMDKLVTGPEAADFVDIDAPVAVNIRRIAKAKKATPEDVTVVILDRPRHEGLIKEVREAGARIKLISDGDVAGSVYALREGTGVDLLLGIGGTPEGIISACAVKCLGGTIQGKLWPKDDEERQRAIDAGHDLDRVLMTDDLVSGENVFFVATGITDGELLRGVRYRSETALTESIVMRSKSGTVRRIDSEHRLRKLRAYSAIDFERAK, from the coding sequence ATGACCGAAAATCATCACCTGCCCTCCGAACTCGATGTTCCCGCCGAGGCTCCCGACCGCAACCTCGCCCTGGAACTCGTCCGGGTGACCGAAGCCGCGGCGATGGCCGCCGGCCGCTGGGTCGGGCGCGGTGACAAGAACGGCGCCGACGGCGCCGCGGTGCGCGCCATGCGGTCCCTCGTCTCCACCGTCTCGATGAACGGCGTCGTCGTCATCGGCGAGGGGGAGAAGGACGAAGCCCCGATGCTCTTCAACGGGGAGCACGTCGGGGACGGCACCGGCCCCGAGGTGGACATCGCCGTCGACCCGATCGACGGCACCACGCTGACCGCCAAGGGCATGCCTAACGCGATCGCCGTGCTGGCCGCCGCCGAGCGCGGCGCCATGTTCGACCCGTCCGCCGTGTTCTACATGGACAAGCTGGTCACCGGCCCCGAGGCCGCGGACTTCGTGGACATCGACGCGCCCGTCGCCGTGAACATCCGGCGGATCGCCAAGGCGAAGAAGGCGACCCCGGAGGACGTCACCGTCGTCATCCTGGACCGGCCCCGGCACGAGGGCCTGATCAAGGAGGTCCGGGAGGCCGGCGCCCGCATCAAGCTGATCTCCGACGGCGATGTCGCCGGCTCCGTCTACGCGCTGCGCGAGGGCACGGGCGTCGACCTGCTGCTCGGCATCGGCGGTACGCCGGAGGGCATCATCTCGGCCTGCGCCGTGAAGTGCCTGGGCGGCACGATCCAGGGCAAGCTGTGGCCCAAGGACGACGAGGAGCGGCAGCGGGCGATCGACGCCGGGCACGACCTCGACCGGGTGCTCATGACGGACGACCTGGTCTCCGGGGAGAACGTGTTCTTCGTGGCCACCGGCATCACCGACGGCGAGCTGCTGCGCGGGGTGCGGTACCGGTCGGAGACCGCGCTCACCGAGTCGATCGTGATGCGCTCGAAGTCGGGCACGGTGCGCCGGATCGACTCCGAGCACCGCCTGCGCAAGCTGCGGGCCTACAGCGCGATCGATTTCGAGCGGGCCAAGTAG
- a CDS encoding DUF4245 domain-containing protein, giving the protein MAGSKGKQKTARDMILSLALIGIAAAVVYLFAIPHDNHAPDLKRVDYRVELITARRAASYPVAGPEGLSDAWKATSVSYDGANGDYWHLGFQTPDAQYVQIEQSTQKRADFIDQATQGAKATTTTERIDGRTWTHYTGGRYDALVLRDTPGSTTVVAGTASFTDLTKMASALRMEKTSSAS; this is encoded by the coding sequence GTGGCAGGTTCGAAAGGCAAGCAGAAGACGGCCCGGGACATGATTCTCTCCCTGGCCCTGATCGGCATCGCGGCGGCGGTCGTCTACCTCTTCGCCATCCCGCACGACAATCACGCTCCCGACCTCAAGCGGGTCGACTACCGGGTCGAGCTGATCACGGCCCGCAGGGCGGCGAGCTACCCGGTGGCGGGCCCCGAGGGCCTGTCCGACGCCTGGAAGGCCACCTCGGTGAGCTACGACGGCGCGAACGGCGACTACTGGCACCTGGGCTTCCAGACCCCTGATGCCCAGTATGTCCAGATCGAGCAGTCGACGCAGAAGCGGGCCGACTTCATCGACCAGGCCACCCAGGGCGCGAAGGCCACCACGACCACCGAGCGGATCGACGGCCGCACCTGGACCCACTACACCGGTGGCCGCTACGACGCCCTCGTCCTGCGGGACACGCCCGGCTCGACCACCGTGGTCGCCGGCACGGCGTCCTTCACCGATCTGACGAAGATGGCGTCGGCGCTCCGGATGGAGAAGACCTCCTCCGCGTCCTGA
- a CDS encoding WhiB family transcriptional regulator — protein MLRPPHSSLQVAAVPAQREPARERDQEAPWHTEAVCRRDEAGLFFAPSKEPTAARLSREEAAKRVCARCPVMVECREHALLQPEPYGVWGGLTAAERRVVLARRRRRELDLKKATRATTDRIAG, from the coding sequence GTGCTGCGACCGCCGCATTCGTCCTTGCAGGTAGCTGCCGTACCGGCCCAGCGGGAGCCGGCACGGGAGCGGGACCAGGAGGCACCCTGGCACACCGAGGCCGTGTGCCGGCGTGACGAGGCGGGGCTGTTCTTCGCCCCGTCCAAGGAGCCGACCGCCGCCCGGCTGTCCCGGGAGGAGGCGGCCAAGCGCGTCTGCGCCCGCTGCCCGGTCATGGTCGAGTGCCGTGAACACGCACTCCTCCAGCCCGAGCCCTACGGCGTCTGGGGCGGTCTGACGGCCGCCGAGCGCCGGGTGGTCCTGGCGCGGCGCCGCCGCCGCGAACTGGACCTGAAGAAGGCGACCCGCGCGACGACGGACCGCATAGCCGGCTGA
- a CDS encoding class II fumarate hydratase: protein MSEYRIEHDSMGEVRVPADAKWRAQTQRAVENFPVSGQRIERAHIEALARIKAAAAKVNAELGVLDKDVAGAIQEAAGEVARGDWDEHFPVDVFQTGSGTSSNMNTNEVLATLASERLGRPVHPNDHVNASQSSNDVFPSSIHIAATAAVTHDLIPALGHLAAALERKSAEFADVVKSGRTHLMDATPVTLGQEFGGYAAQVRYGVERLRASLPRLAELPLGGTAVGTGINTPPGFSAAVIEEVARTTGLPLTEARDHFEAQGARDGIVETSGQLRTIAVGLTKIANDLRWMASGPRTGLAEIRLPDLQPGSSIMPGKVNPVVPEAVLMVAAQVVGNDATIATAGAAGNFELNVMLPVIAKNVLESIRLLANVTRLLADRTVDGITADRERAREYAESSPSVVTPLNKYIGYEEAAKVAKKALAERRTIRQVVLEGGYVERGELTAEQLDEALDVLRMTRP from the coding sequence ATGAGCGAATACCGCATCGAGCACGACTCCATGGGCGAGGTCCGGGTACCGGCGGACGCCAAGTGGCGGGCGCAGACGCAGCGGGCCGTGGAGAACTTCCCCGTGTCCGGGCAGCGGATCGAGCGGGCGCACATCGAGGCGCTCGCCCGGATCAAGGCGGCCGCGGCGAAGGTGAACGCCGAACTCGGGGTGCTGGACAAGGACGTCGCGGGGGCGATCCAGGAGGCGGCCGGGGAGGTCGCCCGGGGCGACTGGGACGAGCACTTCCCGGTCGACGTCTTCCAGACCGGTTCGGGCACCTCGTCCAACATGAACACCAACGAGGTCCTCGCGACCCTGGCGAGCGAGCGGCTCGGGCGCCCGGTGCATCCCAACGACCACGTCAACGCCTCGCAGTCGTCCAACGACGTCTTCCCCTCCTCGATCCACATCGCCGCCACCGCCGCCGTCACCCATGACCTGATCCCGGCCCTCGGCCACCTCGCCGCCGCGCTGGAGCGCAAGAGCGCCGAGTTCGCCGACGTGGTGAAGTCGGGCCGTACGCACCTGATGGACGCGACGCCGGTGACGCTGGGCCAGGAGTTCGGCGGCTACGCGGCGCAGGTCCGGTACGGCGTCGAGCGGCTGCGCGCCTCGCTGCCCCGGCTGGCCGAGCTGCCGCTGGGCGGCACCGCGGTGGGCACCGGCATCAACACTCCGCCCGGGTTCTCCGCCGCCGTCATCGAGGAGGTCGCCCGCACCACCGGCCTGCCGCTGACCGAGGCCCGCGACCACTTCGAGGCGCAGGGCGCCCGGGACGGCATCGTGGAGACCAGCGGGCAGCTGCGGACCATCGCGGTCGGCCTGACGAAGATCGCCAACGATCTGCGCTGGATGGCTTCGGGCCCGCGCACCGGGCTCGCCGAGATCCGGCTGCCCGACCTCCAGCCGGGCTCCTCGATCATGCCGGGCAAGGTCAACCCGGTGGTGCCGGAGGCCGTGCTGATGGTCGCCGCCCAGGTCGTCGGCAACGACGCGACGATCGCCACCGCGGGCGCCGCCGGCAACTTCGAGCTGAACGTGATGCTCCCGGTCATCGCCAAGAACGTCCTGGAATCGATCCGGCTGCTGGCCAACGTGACCCGGCTGCTGGCGGACCGCACCGTCGACGGCATCACCGCCGACCGCGAACGCGCCCGCGAGTACGCCGAGTCCTCGCCGTCCGTCGTCACCCCGCTGAACAAGTACATCGGCTACGAGGAGGCCGCGAAGGTCGCCAAGAAGGCGCTCGCCGAACGCAGGACGATCCGTCAGGTGGTCCTGGAGGGCGGGTACGTGGAGCGCGGCGAGCTGACCGCGGAGCAGCTCGACGAGGCGCTGGACGTGCTGCGGATGACCCGTCCGTAA
- a CDS encoding ROK family protein — protein sequence MQIFGVDIGGSGIKGAPVDLDRGDLAQERCKVLTPHPATPDGVADGVKQVIDHFGWTGPVGLTFPGVVTGGATVRTAANVDKSWIDTDARALFGGRLGGLPVTVVNDADAAGVAEMQFGAGQGRGGTVILLTFGTGIGSALFADGVLVPNTELGHLELHGHDAEHKASSKAKEDHDLSWEQWARRVQKYLAHVEMLFSPELFIIGGGVSRKADKFLHHIEGIKADIVPAQLQNNAGIVGAAMRAAQQS from the coding sequence ATGCAGATCTTCGGCGTGGACATCGGCGGATCCGGGATCAAGGGCGCCCCTGTGGACCTCGACAGGGGCGATCTCGCCCAGGAGCGCTGCAAGGTGCTCACCCCCCACCCGGCGACGCCCGACGGCGTGGCCGACGGGGTGAAGCAGGTGATCGACCACTTCGGCTGGACCGGCCCGGTGGGCCTGACCTTCCCCGGCGTGGTCACCGGCGGGGCCACGGTCCGTACGGCGGCCAATGTCGACAAGAGCTGGATCGACACCGACGCGCGCGCCCTGTTCGGCGGCCGGCTGGGCGGCCTGCCGGTGACGGTGGTCAACGACGCGGACGCGGCGGGCGTCGCCGAGATGCAGTTCGGCGCGGGCCAGGGCCGCGGGGGCACGGTCATCCTGCTCACCTTCGGCACCGGCATCGGCAGCGCCCTCTTCGCGGACGGCGTCCTGGTCCCCAACACCGAACTGGGCCACCTGGAGCTGCACGGCCACGATGCCGAGCACAAGGCATCCAGCAAGGCCAAGGAGGACCACGACCTCAGCTGGGAGCAGTGGGCGCGCCGCGTCCAGAAGTACCTGGCGCACGTGGAGATGCTGTTCTCGCCCGAGCTGTTCATCATCGGCGGCGGGGTCAGCCGCAAGGCCGACAAGTTCCTGCACCACATCGAGGGCATCAAGGCCGACATCGTCCCCGCGCAGCTCCAGAACAACGCGGGAATCGTGGGGGCGGCGATGCGGGCGGCACAGCAGTCGTAG
- a CDS encoding DUF1707 domain-containing protein, with protein MDLQKPVRIQDATPSVSALRASDAERDRVADILREALAEGRLTADEHAERVDGVLHAKTVGELEVFIQDLPAAHQHSARAAYTPAPPRPTDDIPSESDANVVAVFSSAVRRGRWRAGRRLHAYSVFGSVEIDLSEAVFEYQQVVIKAVSVFGDIQIRVPENVSLRGTGGGVLGNFDVATLDSTETDAPVVYVDGWAVLGNVEARPKRGKLVSDILERVQDKVERKLRRHLDR; from the coding sequence GTGGACCTTCAGAAGCCCGTTCGTATCCAGGACGCCACCCCGAGCGTCTCCGCCCTGCGCGCCTCGGACGCCGAGCGCGACCGGGTCGCCGACATCCTCCGCGAGGCCCTCGCCGAGGGCCGGCTCACCGCCGACGAGCACGCCGAGCGCGTGGACGGCGTGCTGCACGCGAAGACGGTCGGCGAGCTGGAGGTCTTCATCCAGGACCTGCCCGCCGCCCACCAGCACTCCGCCCGTGCCGCCTACACCCCCGCCCCGCCGCGCCCCACGGACGACATACCCAGCGAGTCCGACGCGAACGTGGTGGCCGTCTTCAGCAGCGCGGTCCGCCGCGGCCGCTGGCGCGCCGGCCGCCGGCTGCACGCGTACTCCGTCTTCGGCAGCGTCGAGATCGACCTCAGCGAGGCGGTCTTCGAGTACCAGCAGGTCGTGATCAAGGCGGTCTCGGTCTTCGGCGACATCCAGATCCGCGTCCCGGAGAACGTGTCGCTGCGCGGCACCGGCGGCGGCGTCCTCGGCAACTTCGACGTGGCGACGCTGGACTCGACCGAGACGGACGCGCCGGTCGTCTACGTCGACGGGTGGGCCGTCCTCGGCAATGTGGAGGCCCGGCCCAAGCGGGGCAAGCTCGTCTCGGACATCCTGGAGCGGGTCCAGGACAAGGTCGAGCGGAAGCTGCGCAGACACCTGGACCGTTGA
- a CDS encoding exodeoxyribonuclease VII small subunit translates to MTGKTETGEAQETLSYEQARDELIEVVRRLEAGGASLEDSLALWERGEELAKVCRRWLEGARARLDAALAEEEGTGEEAE, encoded by the coding sequence ATGACCGGCAAGACGGAGACCGGCGAGGCGCAGGAGACGCTCTCGTACGAGCAGGCGCGGGACGAGCTGATCGAGGTCGTGCGGCGGCTGGAGGCGGGCGGCGCCTCGCTGGAGGACTCCCTGGCGCTGTGGGAGCGCGGGGAGGAGCTGGCCAAGGTGTGCCGGCGCTGGCTGGAGGGGGCGCGCGCCCGGCTGGACGCGGCGCTCGCGGAGGAGGAGGGCACGGGCGAGGAGGCCGAGTAG
- a CDS encoding malonic semialdehyde reductase, with the protein MSLVLDPAAQDLLFRAAHTANTFTDEPVTEEQVRAIYDLVKYGPTAFNQTPLRVTLVRSPEARERLVQHMAEGNRPKTATAPLVAILAADNEFHEELPTLFPAFPAAKDAFFAERPARERSAALNSALQAAYFIVGVRAAGLAAGPMTGFDPEGVRKEFLDDDHTPLMVVNIGRPGPDASYPRSPRLAYEDVVTTV; encoded by the coding sequence ATGTCTCTCGTTCTCGACCCCGCCGCCCAGGACCTGCTGTTCCGTGCGGCCCACACCGCGAACACCTTCACCGACGAGCCGGTGACCGAGGAGCAGGTCCGGGCGATCTACGACCTGGTCAAGTACGGCCCGACCGCCTTCAACCAGACCCCGCTGCGCGTCACCCTGGTCCGCTCCCCCGAGGCCCGTGAGCGCCTCGTCCAGCACATGGCCGAGGGCAACCGCCCCAAGACCGCCACCGCCCCGCTGGTCGCGATCCTCGCCGCGGACAACGAGTTCCACGAGGAGCTGCCGACCCTGTTCCCGGCCTTCCCGGCCGCCAAGGACGCCTTCTTCGCCGAGCGCCCGGCCCGTGAGCGCTCCGCCGCGCTGAACTCCGCGCTCCAGGCCGCCTACTTCATCGTCGGCGTGCGCGCCGCCGGTCTCGCCGCGGGCCCGATGACCGGGTTCGACCCCGAGGGTGTGCGCAAGGAGTTCCTGGACGACGACCACACCCCGCTGATGGTCGTCAACATCGGCCGCCCGGGCCCGGACGCGTCGTACCCGCGCTCCCCCCGGCTCGCGTACGAGGACGTCGTCACGACCGTCTGA
- a CDS encoding 4-hydroxy-3-methylbut-2-enyl diphosphate reductase, whose protein sequence is MTASPRRRVLLAAPRGYCAGVDRAVIAVEKALEQYGAPIYVRHEIVHNKYVVQTLEKKGAVFVERTEEVPEGNIVMFSAHGVAPVVHEEAERGRLATIDATCPLVTKVHKEAVRYANEDYDILLIGHEGHEEVIGTSGEAPEHIQLVDGPEDVAKVEVRDPSKVVWLSQTTLSVDETMETVDALKTKFPGLVSPPSDDICYATQNRQIAVKQMGADSDLVIVVGSRNSSNSKRLVEVAKLAGAREAYLVDFADEIDESWLEGAHTVGVTSGASVPDVLVEQVLEWLAARGYADVEIVKTAEESITFSLPKELRRDLREEAANLVAERGGSGASEE, encoded by the coding sequence ATGACCGCTTCGCCTCGCCGCCGTGTCCTGCTCGCCGCCCCCCGAGGCTACTGCGCCGGTGTGGACCGCGCCGTGATCGCCGTCGAGAAGGCCCTGGAACAGTACGGCGCCCCGATCTACGTCCGGCACGAGATCGTCCACAACAAGTACGTCGTGCAGACCCTGGAGAAGAAGGGCGCCGTCTTCGTCGAACGCACGGAGGAGGTGCCCGAGGGCAACATCGTCATGTTCTCGGCGCACGGCGTGGCCCCCGTCGTCCACGAGGAGGCCGAGCGGGGCCGGCTCGCCACCATCGACGCGACCTGCCCCCTGGTCACCAAGGTCCACAAGGAAGCCGTCCGGTACGCCAACGAGGACTACGACATCCTGCTGATCGGCCACGAGGGCCACGAGGAGGTCATCGGCACCTCCGGCGAGGCCCCCGAGCACATCCAGCTGGTCGACGGCCCCGAGGACGTCGCCAAGGTCGAGGTCCGGGACCCGTCGAAGGTCGTCTGGCTGTCGCAGACCACCCTCTCCGTGGACGAGACCATGGAGACCGTCGACGCCCTGAAGACCAAGTTCCCGGGCCTGGTCTCCCCGCCCAGCGACGACATCTGCTACGCCACGCAGAACCGCCAGATCGCGGTGAAGCAGATGGGCGCCGATTCCGACCTGGTCATCGTGGTCGGCTCGCGCAACTCCTCCAACTCCAAGCGCCTGGTCGAGGTCGCCAAGCTCGCCGGCGCCCGCGAGGCGTACCTGGTGGACTTCGCCGACGAGATCGACGAGAGCTGGCTGGAGGGCGCGCACACCGTCGGCGTCACCTCCGGCGCCTCCGTGCCGGACGTGCTGGTCGAGCAGGTCCTGGAGTGGCTCGCCGCGCGCGGCTACGCGGACGTGGAGATCGTCAAGACCGCCGAGGAGTCCATCACCTTCTCGCTGCCCAAGGAGCTCCGCCGCGACCTGCGCGAGGAGGCGGCGAACCTGGTGGCCGAGCGCGGTGGATCGGGCGCTTCCGAGGAGTGA
- the xseA gene encoding exodeoxyribonuclease VII large subunit has translation MALKTTPEAPLPVGEVSRLIGGWIDRLGAVWVEGQITQLSRRPGAGVVFLTLRDPSYDISVGVTCFRQVFDDVADVVGEGARVLVLAKPEWYAPRGQLSLRAAEIRPVGVGELLARLEQLKKSLAAEGLFAAERKKPLPFLPQLIGLVCGRASAAERDVLENARHRWPAVRFEVRNVPVQGVHAVPQVVRAVQELDAIEDVDVIVVARGGGSVEDLLPFSDEQLVRAVAGCRTPVVSAIGHEPDSPLLDLVADLRASTPTDAAKKVVPDVGEELERVRMLRGRARRCVHALLDREERGLAHALARPALEDPHRMLDERADHVASLAGRARRTLGHLLDRADSELTHTRARVVALSPAATLKRGYAVLQRSDGHVVRDPGEVSEGEALRARVADGEFTVKVGE, from the coding sequence ATGGCTTTGAAGACGACCCCTGAGGCACCCCTGCCGGTCGGTGAGGTCTCCCGGTTGATCGGGGGATGGATCGACCGGCTGGGCGCGGTGTGGGTCGAGGGGCAGATCACCCAGCTGTCGCGGCGGCCGGGCGCCGGCGTCGTGTTCCTGACGCTGCGCGACCCGTCGTACGACATCTCGGTCGGCGTGACCTGCTTCCGGCAGGTGTTCGACGACGTGGCGGACGTCGTCGGCGAGGGCGCCCGCGTCCTCGTGCTGGCCAAGCCGGAGTGGTACGCGCCGAGAGGCCAGCTCTCCCTGCGCGCGGCCGAGATCAGGCCGGTCGGGGTCGGTGAGCTGCTGGCCCGCCTGGAGCAGCTGAAGAAGTCGCTCGCGGCGGAGGGGCTGTTCGCGGCGGAGCGCAAGAAGCCGCTGCCGTTCCTGCCGCAGCTGATCGGCCTGGTCTGCGGCCGCGCCTCCGCCGCCGAGCGGGACGTGCTGGAGAACGCCCGGCACCGCTGGCCCGCGGTGCGCTTCGAGGTGCGCAACGTCCCCGTGCAGGGGGTGCACGCCGTCCCGCAGGTCGTGCGGGCGGTCCAGGAGCTGGACGCGATCGAGGACGTGGACGTCATCGTCGTCGCCCGGGGCGGCGGCAGCGTGGAGGATCTGCTGCCCTTCTCGGACGAGCAGCTGGTGCGCGCGGTGGCGGGGTGCCGTACGCCGGTCGTGTCCGCGATCGGGCACGAGCCGGACAGTCCGCTGCTCGACCTGGTCGCGGATCTGCGCGCCTCCACCCCGACCGACGCGGCCAAGAAGGTCGTACCGGACGTGGGCGAGGAACTGGAGCGGGTGCGGATGCTGCGGGGCCGCGCCCGGCGCTGTGTGCACGCGCTCCTCGACCGCGAGGAGCGGGGGCTGGCGCACGCGCTGGCCCGGCCCGCGCTGGAGGATCCGCACCGGATGCTCGACGAGCGGGCGGACCATGTGGCCTCCCTGGCCGGGCGGGCCCGGCGCACCCTCGGCCATCTGCTGGACCGCGCGGACTCGGAGCTGACGCACACCCGCGCGCGCGTGGTGGCCCTCTCCCCCGCGGCCACGCTGAAACGCGGTTACGCGGTGCTGCAACGCTCCGACGGGCACGTGGTGCGCGATCCGGGCGAGGTGAGTGAGGGCGAGGCGCTGCGCGCGCGCGTCGCCGACGGCGAATTCACGGTGAAGGTGGGCGAATGA
- a CDS encoding DUF402 domain-containing protein, translated as MTDDGTMRQAAAGPAAYWAPGTQILWRYRENGGAKFHIVRPVTVVRDDAELLAVWLAPGTECVKPALADGTPVHREPLESRYTKPRTVRRDRWLGTGVLKLAQPGVPWSVWLFWEPGWRFKNWYVNLEEPLVRWAGGVDSEDHFLDIDVRPDRSWHWRDEDEFAQAQRDGLMPAGTAERVRAAGRAALEAIAAWGPPFSEGWPGWRPDESWAVPSLPEDWDRTPAHVSS; from the coding sequence ATGACGGACGACGGAACGATGCGGCAAGCGGCGGCGGGACCTGCGGCGTACTGGGCGCCGGGGACCCAGATCCTGTGGCGTTACCGGGAGAACGGCGGCGCGAAGTTCCACATCGTGCGGCCCGTCACCGTCGTACGCGACGACGCCGAGCTGCTCGCCGTCTGGCTGGCCCCCGGCACGGAGTGCGTGAAGCCGGCCCTGGCCGACGGCACCCCGGTGCACCGCGAGCCGCTGGAGTCCCGCTACACCAAGCCGCGCACGGTGCGGCGGGACCGCTGGCTCGGCACCGGCGTGCTGAAGCTCGCCCAGCCCGGCGTGCCCTGGTCGGTGTGGCTGTTCTGGGAACCGGGCTGGCGGTTCAAGAACTGGTACGTCAACCTGGAGGAACCGCTGGTCCGCTGGGCGGGCGGGGTGGATTCGGAGGACCACTTCCTGGACATCGACGTACGCCCGGACCGCAGCTGGCACTGGCGCGACGAGGACGAGTTCGCACAGGCCCAGCGGGACGGCCTGATGCCCGCCGGGACCGCCGAGCGGGTCCGCGCGGCCGGGCGGGCGGCCCTGGAGGCGATCGCGGCCTGGGGGCCGCCGTTCTCGGAAGGCTGGCCGGGATGGCGCCCGGACGAGTCCTGGGCGGTACCGTCACTCCCCGAGGACTGGGACCGTACGCCCGCGCACGTGTCCTCATGA